A genomic region of Phenylobacterium parvum contains the following coding sequences:
- a CDS encoding phosphotransferase family protein produces the protein MEVDIPAALNVLAPKLGGTSVEKAQRLTGGASMETWAFTLVGGGEPRPLILRRRSVPMDPETSRSATMAAEAALIRAAEHAGAPVAPLVRLCQPEDGLGEGHITGFVAGETLGRKIVADPKFETVRPHLARQCGQILARIHTIPAGAAPLATADAQGELDRYEAIYRSSGAERPILEMAIQHMRRNLPPPLPNVVLHGDFRNGNMMFDPDKGVAAVLDWELAHVGDPAEDLGWLCVNSWRFGRADRPVGGFGEYQDLLEGYIEAGGAEIPLSRVLFWQALGSLKWGIMCLMMYSSYATGATNSVERPMIGRRVSETEIDLVNLLEAGL, from the coding sequence ATGGAAGTCGATATTCCCGCCGCCCTCAATGTCCTGGCGCCGAAGCTGGGGGGAACGTCCGTCGAAAAGGCCCAGAGGCTGACCGGCGGGGCCAGCATGGAGACCTGGGCCTTCACCCTGGTGGGCGGCGGCGAGCCCCGACCCCTGATCCTGCGGCGTCGGTCGGTCCCGATGGATCCCGAGACCTCCCGGTCCGCCACCATGGCGGCGGAGGCGGCCCTGATCCGCGCTGCGGAGCACGCCGGCGCCCCGGTCGCGCCCCTGGTCCGGCTCTGCCAGCCCGAGGATGGCCTGGGCGAGGGTCACATCACCGGCTTCGTCGCCGGGGAGACCCTGGGCCGCAAGATCGTCGCGGATCCGAAGTTCGAAACGGTGCGGCCGCACCTGGCCCGCCAGTGCGGCCAGATCCTTGCGCGCATCCACACGATCCCCGCTGGCGCAGCGCCCCTGGCCACCGCCGACGCCCAGGGCGAGCTGGACCGCTATGAGGCCATCTACCGCTCTTCGGGGGCCGAACGGCCGATCCTGGAGATGGCGATCCAGCACATGCGGCGGAACCTGCCGCCGCCCCTGCCCAACGTCGTGCTGCATGGCGATTTCCGGAACGGCAACATGATGTTCGACCCCGACAAGGGGGTGGCCGCGGTGCTCGACTGGGAGCTGGCCCATGTGGGCGACCCGGCGGAGGACCTGGGCTGGCTGTGCGTGAACTCCTGGCGTTTTGGCCGGGCTGACCGCCCCGTCGGGGGCTTCGGCGAGTACCAGGACCTGCTGGAAGGCTACATCGAGGCTGGCGGCGCCGAGATCCCCCTGTCGCGGGTCCTGTTCTGGCAGGCCCTGGGGTCCCTGAAGTGGGGGATCATGTGCCTGATGATGTATTCCAGCTATGCGACAGGGGCGACAAACTCGGTGGAGCGTCCGATGATCGGGCGCCGGGTCTCCGAGACCGAGATCGACCTGGTGAACCTTCTGGAGGCGGGCCTGTGA